A genomic window from Struthio camelus isolate bStrCam1 chromosome 2, bStrCam1.hap1, whole genome shotgun sequence includes:
- the NPC1 gene encoding NPC intracellular cholesterol transporter 1 isoform X2 yields the protein MGSPPGSPGLLVVVLLLLLVWPVRVFPQFCVWYGECGIASGDKRYNCAYNGPPVPLPKDGYDLVQELCPGLFYGNVSTCCDVPQLQTLKNNLQLPLQFLSRCPSCFYNLINLFCELTCSPNQSEFLNVTNTIPYYDPIKKENKTSITELQYFIGEHFANAMYNACKDVEAPSSNDKALGLLCGKDAKDCNATNWIEYMFSKDNGQTPFSIIPIFSDVSVHGMNPMNNATKGCNESVDELTGPCSCQDCSIVCGPKPIPPPLPAPWLLFGLDAVYVIMWISYMGFLLIFFALVFGIWCYRRRHFVSEYTPIDSNIAFSVNSRNDNGKITCGERLGERFENGLRTTFTSWGAFCVRNPRPVILFSVIFIVMCSSGLLYVKVTTNPVDLWSASSSQARREKEYFDKHFGPFFRTEQLIIQAPKSHPDTYSPYPSGADVPFGPPLVKDFLHQVLDLQDAIVNITAAFDNETVMLKDICLAPLAPYNNNCTILSVLNYFQNSHSVLDHSVGDEFYVYADYHTHFLYCVRAPASLNDTSLLHDPCLGTFGGPVFPWLVMGGYDDENYNNATALVITFPVNNYYNDSRKLMKALAWEKEFINFVKNYDNPNLSIAFSSERSIEDEINRESNSDIGTVLISYIVMFVYISIALGHIQSCRRLLVDSKISLGIAGILIVLSSVACSLGIFSYFGIPLTLIVIEVIPFLVLAVGVDNIFIIVQTLQRDERLQGETLDKQIGRILGDVAPSMFLSSFSETVAFFLGTLSTMPAVRTFSLFAGMAVFIDFILQVTCFVSLLGLDIKRQERNRLDILCCIKGEEERSQVQRSESILFLFFKNLYSPFLLKDWMRPMVVALFVGILSFSTAVMHNVEIGLDQSLSMPDDSYVMDYFSQLSKYLHAGPPVYFVLEEGHNYTSLEGQNMVCGGMGCNNDSLVQQVFNAAEISSYTRIGYAPSSWIDDYFDWVKPQSSCCRVYNTTGQFCNASVTDPSCTRCRPLTQEGKQRPQGEDFMKFLPMFLSDNPNPKCGKGGHAAYNSAVNFINNKSDVGATYFMTYHTVLKKSSDFIDAMKKARVIADNITETMGIKEKNYRVFPYSVFYVFYEQYLTIVDDAIFNLCISLGSIFLVTTVLLGFEVWAAFVVTITIAMIIINMFGVMWLWGISLNAVSLVNLVMSCGIAVEFCSHVTRAFTVSTKGSRVERAEEALSHMGSSVFSGITLTKFGGIVVLAFSKSQIFKIFYFRMYLAMVLLGATHGLIFLPVLLSYIGPSVNKAKSHAVQERNRGTERERLLYF from the exons ATGTCCATCATGTTTTTATAATTTAATTAATCTCTTCTGTGAACTGACTTGCAGTCCAAATCAGTCTGAGTTTTTGAATGTTACAAACACCATACCCTATTATGATCcaattaaaaaagagaataagaCAAGCATCACAGAGCTGCAATACTTCATTGGAGAACACTTTGCAAATG CAATGTATAACGCCTGCAAAGATGTGGAAGCTCCATCAAGTAACGATAAAGCACTGGGGCTGCTGTGTGGGAAGGATGCCAAGGACTGCAATGCTACCAACTGGATTGAGTACATGTTTAGCAAGGACAATGGGCAGACTCCTTTCAGCATTATTCCTATCTTCTCAG ATGTTTCTGTCCATGGAATGAATCCTATGAACAATGCTACCAAAGGCTGCAATGAGTCTGTGGATGAGTTGACAGGACCATGTAGCTGTCAGGACTGTTCAATTGTTTGTGGTCCAAAACCTATACCACCACCACTACCTGCTCCATGGCTTTTATTTGGTTTGGATGCTGTGTATGTCATCATGTGGATCTCCTACATGGGATTTCTACTCATATTTTTTGCACTTGTTTTTGGCATCTGGTGTTACAG GAGGCGGCATTTTGTCTCAGAATATACACCAATTGACAGCAATATAGCCTTTTCTGTGAATTCTCGTAACGATAATG GAAAAATTACCTGTGGCGAAAGGCTTGGTGAAAGGTTTGAGAATGGCTTAAGGACAACGTTCACATCGTGGGGGGCTTTCTGCGTCAGAAATCCACGCCCTGTTATTCTCTTCTCTGTGATCTTCATTGTCATGTGCTCTTCAGGCCTCCTGTATGTTAAAGTAACTACAAACCCTGTAGATCTCTGGTCAGCCTCAAGCAGCCAAGCACGCAGGGAAAAGGAGTACTTTGACAAACACTTTGGGCCTTTCTTTCGTACTGAACAACTTATTATTCAAGCACCAAAAAGCCATCCAGACACTTACTCACCATACCCATCAGGAGCAGATGTGCCGTTTGGGCCTCCGCTTGTGAAAGATTTTCTCCATCAG GTGCTAGATTTACAGGATGCTATTGTGAACATAACTGCTGCTTTTGACAACGAGACTGTAATGCTGAAAGACATTTGCCTGGCTCCTCTTGCTCCCTACAACAACAACTGCACTATACTGAGTGTACTCAACTACTTTCAGAACAGTCACTCTGTTCTAGATCACTCTGTTGGTGATGAGTTCTATGTCTATGCTGACTACCACACGCACTTCTTATACTGTGTTCG GGCTCCAGCATCACTGAATGACACAAGCTTGCTTCATGATCCCTGCTTAGGAACATTTGGTGGACCTGTCTTTCCATGGCTGGTGATGGGAGGATATGATG ATGAAAATTATAACAATGCTACGGCTCTTGTTATTACTTTTCCTGTCAACAACTACTACAATGACTCAAGAAAGCTAATGAAAGCCTTGGCGTGGGAAAAAGA GTTTATCAACTTTGTGAAGAACTATGATAATCCAAACTTAAgtattgcattttcttctgaacGGAGTATTGAAGATGAGATCAACCGTGAAAGCAACAGTGATATTGGCACTGTTCTGATAAGCTATATTGTAATGTTTGTGTACATCTCCATAGCTTTGGGACACATCCAGAGCTGTAGAAGACTTCTG GTGGATTCAAAGATCTCCCTGGGCATTGCAGGCATCCTGATCGTATTGAGCTCAGTGGCATGTTCTCTGGGCATTTTCAGCTACTTTGGAATTCCATTAACACTAATTGTGATAGAAGTCATTCCCTTCTTGGTGCTGGCTGTTGGGGTAGACAACATTTTCATTATAGTCCAGACACTTCAG AGAGATGAGCGCCTTCAGGGTGAAACTCTGGATAAACAGATTGGCAGAATCCTGGGAGATGTGGCACCTAGTATGTTTCTGTCATCTTTTTCTGAGACTGTGGCCTTCTTCCTAG GGACACTGTCTACCATGCCAGCGGTCCGCACGTTCTCTCTTTTTGCTGGAATGGCTGTGTTCATAGACTTTATTCTTCAAGTTACCTGCTTTGTAAGTCTCCTGGGCTTAGATATTAAGCGTCAAGAG AGGAATAGATTGGATATTCTATGTTGCATCAAAGGTGAAGAAGAAAGGAGTCAAGTCCAACGTTCTGAGAGCATCttatttttgttcttcaaaaACTTGTATTCTCCATTTCTGCTTAAGGATTGGATGAGACCAATGGTA GTAGCCTTGTTTGTGGGTATTCTGTCATTCAGTACAGCAGTTATGCACAATGTAGAGATTGGACTGGATCAGTCTCTTTCAATGCCAGAT GACTCCTATGTAATGGACTACTTCAGCCAGCTCAGCAAGTACCTGCATGCAGGTCCTCCTGTCTACTTCGTTCTAGAAGAAGGGCACAACTATACCTCTTTGGAAGGGCAGAACATGGTGTGCGGTGGAATGGGATGTAATAATGATTCACTTGTCCAGCAAGTCTTCAATGCTGCAGAAATTAGCAGCTA CACGAGAATAGGCTATGCTCCATCATCCTGGATTGATGACTACTTTGACTGGGTGAAGCCACAGTCATCCTGTTGCAGAGTCTACAATACCACTGGACAGTTTTGCAATGCTTCAG TCACTGATCCATCCTGTACTCGTTGCCGACCACTGACTCAAGAAGGCAAGCAGAGACCACAGGGGGAAGACTTCATGAAATTTTTGCCTATGTTCCTATCTGACAACCCTAATCCTAAATGTGGCAAAGG AGGACATGCTGCGTATAACTCTGCTGTCAACTTCATAAACAACAAATCTGATGTTGGAGCTACTTACTTTATGACTTACCATACTGTACTAAAAAAATCCTCTGACTTCATTGATGCTATGAAGAAAGCTCGGGTTATAGCAGATAATATTACTGAAACCATGGGCATCAAAGAGAAGAACTATCGAGTGTTCCCTTACAG TGTGTTTTATGTCTTTTATGAACAGTATTTGACGATTGTGGATGATGCTATCTTTAACCTCTGCATCTCTTTGGGATCAATATTTTTGGTGACAACTGTGCTGCTTGGCTTTGAAGTATGGGCTGCTTTTGTAGTTACAATAACTATTGCGATGATAATCATCAACATGTTTGGGGTGATGTGGCTGTGGGGCATCAGCTTGAATGCAGTTTCCTTAGTAAATCTTGTCATG AGCTGTGGTATTGCTGTGGAATTCTGCAGTCACGTGACAAGAGCATTCACTGTTAGTACTAAGGGCAGTAGAGTAGAGCGTGCAGAAGAAGCTCTATCTCACATGGGCAGTTCT GTTTTTAGTGGTATCACACTGACTAAATTTGGAGGAATTGTAGTACTGGCTTTTTCCAAATCTCAGATCTTCAAGATATTCTACTTCAGGATGTATCTAGCTATGGTTCTGCTGGGAGCAACACATGGACTAATATTCCTTCCAGTTCTGCTAAGTTATATAG GCCCGTCAGTCAATAAAGCTAAAAGTCATGCTGTGCAAGAGAGGAACAGAGGTACAGAACGAGAGAGACTCCTCTACTTCTAG
- the NPC1 gene encoding NPC intracellular cholesterol transporter 1 isoform X1 codes for MGSPPGSPGLLVVVLLLLLVWPVRVFPQFCVWYGECGIASGDKRYNCAYNGPPVPLPKDGYDLVQELCPGLFYGNVSTCCDVPQLQTLKNNLQLPLQFLSRCPSCFYNLINLFCELTCSPNQSEFLNVTNTIPYYDPIKKENKTSITELQYFIGEHFANAMYNACKDVEAPSSNDKALGLLCGKDAKDCNATNWIEYMFSKDNGQTPFSIIPIFSDVSVHGMNPMNNATKGCNESVDELTGPCSCQDCSIVCGPKPIPPPLPAPWLLFGLDAVYVIMWISYMGFLLIFFALVFGIWCYRRRHFVSEYTPIDSNIAFSVNSRNDNGMSRIRVTGKITCGERLGERFENGLRTTFTSWGAFCVRNPRPVILFSVIFIVMCSSGLLYVKVTTNPVDLWSASSSQARREKEYFDKHFGPFFRTEQLIIQAPKSHPDTYSPYPSGADVPFGPPLVKDFLHQVLDLQDAIVNITAAFDNETVMLKDICLAPLAPYNNNCTILSVLNYFQNSHSVLDHSVGDEFYVYADYHTHFLYCVRAPASLNDTSLLHDPCLGTFGGPVFPWLVMGGYDDENYNNATALVITFPVNNYYNDSRKLMKALAWEKEFINFVKNYDNPNLSIAFSSERSIEDEINRESNSDIGTVLISYIVMFVYISIALGHIQSCRRLLVDSKISLGIAGILIVLSSVACSLGIFSYFGIPLTLIVIEVIPFLVLAVGVDNIFIIVQTLQRDERLQGETLDKQIGRILGDVAPSMFLSSFSETVAFFLGTLSTMPAVRTFSLFAGMAVFIDFILQVTCFVSLLGLDIKRQERNRLDILCCIKGEEERSQVQRSESILFLFFKNLYSPFLLKDWMRPMVVALFVGILSFSTAVMHNVEIGLDQSLSMPDDSYVMDYFSQLSKYLHAGPPVYFVLEEGHNYTSLEGQNMVCGGMGCNNDSLVQQVFNAAEISSYTRIGYAPSSWIDDYFDWVKPQSSCCRVYNTTGQFCNASVTDPSCTRCRPLTQEGKQRPQGEDFMKFLPMFLSDNPNPKCGKGGHAAYNSAVNFINNKSDVGATYFMTYHTVLKKSSDFIDAMKKARVIADNITETMGIKEKNYRVFPYSVFYVFYEQYLTIVDDAIFNLCISLGSIFLVTTVLLGFEVWAAFVVTITIAMIIINMFGVMWLWGISLNAVSLVNLVMSCGIAVEFCSHVTRAFTVSTKGSRVERAEEALSHMGSSVFSGITLTKFGGIVVLAFSKSQIFKIFYFRMYLAMVLLGATHGLIFLPVLLSYIGPSVNKAKSHAVQERNRGTERERLLYF; via the exons ATGTCCATCATGTTTTTATAATTTAATTAATCTCTTCTGTGAACTGACTTGCAGTCCAAATCAGTCTGAGTTTTTGAATGTTACAAACACCATACCCTATTATGATCcaattaaaaaagagaataagaCAAGCATCACAGAGCTGCAATACTTCATTGGAGAACACTTTGCAAATG CAATGTATAACGCCTGCAAAGATGTGGAAGCTCCATCAAGTAACGATAAAGCACTGGGGCTGCTGTGTGGGAAGGATGCCAAGGACTGCAATGCTACCAACTGGATTGAGTACATGTTTAGCAAGGACAATGGGCAGACTCCTTTCAGCATTATTCCTATCTTCTCAG ATGTTTCTGTCCATGGAATGAATCCTATGAACAATGCTACCAAAGGCTGCAATGAGTCTGTGGATGAGTTGACAGGACCATGTAGCTGTCAGGACTGTTCAATTGTTTGTGGTCCAAAACCTATACCACCACCACTACCTGCTCCATGGCTTTTATTTGGTTTGGATGCTGTGTATGTCATCATGTGGATCTCCTACATGGGATTTCTACTCATATTTTTTGCACTTGTTTTTGGCATCTGGTGTTACAG GAGGCGGCATTTTGTCTCAGAATATACACCAATTGACAGCAATATAGCCTTTTCTGTGAATTCTCGTAACGATAATGGTATGTCTCGGATCAGAGTAACAG GAAAAATTACCTGTGGCGAAAGGCTTGGTGAAAGGTTTGAGAATGGCTTAAGGACAACGTTCACATCGTGGGGGGCTTTCTGCGTCAGAAATCCACGCCCTGTTATTCTCTTCTCTGTGATCTTCATTGTCATGTGCTCTTCAGGCCTCCTGTATGTTAAAGTAACTACAAACCCTGTAGATCTCTGGTCAGCCTCAAGCAGCCAAGCACGCAGGGAAAAGGAGTACTTTGACAAACACTTTGGGCCTTTCTTTCGTACTGAACAACTTATTATTCAAGCACCAAAAAGCCATCCAGACACTTACTCACCATACCCATCAGGAGCAGATGTGCCGTTTGGGCCTCCGCTTGTGAAAGATTTTCTCCATCAG GTGCTAGATTTACAGGATGCTATTGTGAACATAACTGCTGCTTTTGACAACGAGACTGTAATGCTGAAAGACATTTGCCTGGCTCCTCTTGCTCCCTACAACAACAACTGCACTATACTGAGTGTACTCAACTACTTTCAGAACAGTCACTCTGTTCTAGATCACTCTGTTGGTGATGAGTTCTATGTCTATGCTGACTACCACACGCACTTCTTATACTGTGTTCG GGCTCCAGCATCACTGAATGACACAAGCTTGCTTCATGATCCCTGCTTAGGAACATTTGGTGGACCTGTCTTTCCATGGCTGGTGATGGGAGGATATGATG ATGAAAATTATAACAATGCTACGGCTCTTGTTATTACTTTTCCTGTCAACAACTACTACAATGACTCAAGAAAGCTAATGAAAGCCTTGGCGTGGGAAAAAGA GTTTATCAACTTTGTGAAGAACTATGATAATCCAAACTTAAgtattgcattttcttctgaacGGAGTATTGAAGATGAGATCAACCGTGAAAGCAACAGTGATATTGGCACTGTTCTGATAAGCTATATTGTAATGTTTGTGTACATCTCCATAGCTTTGGGACACATCCAGAGCTGTAGAAGACTTCTG GTGGATTCAAAGATCTCCCTGGGCATTGCAGGCATCCTGATCGTATTGAGCTCAGTGGCATGTTCTCTGGGCATTTTCAGCTACTTTGGAATTCCATTAACACTAATTGTGATAGAAGTCATTCCCTTCTTGGTGCTGGCTGTTGGGGTAGACAACATTTTCATTATAGTCCAGACACTTCAG AGAGATGAGCGCCTTCAGGGTGAAACTCTGGATAAACAGATTGGCAGAATCCTGGGAGATGTGGCACCTAGTATGTTTCTGTCATCTTTTTCTGAGACTGTGGCCTTCTTCCTAG GGACACTGTCTACCATGCCAGCGGTCCGCACGTTCTCTCTTTTTGCTGGAATGGCTGTGTTCATAGACTTTATTCTTCAAGTTACCTGCTTTGTAAGTCTCCTGGGCTTAGATATTAAGCGTCAAGAG AGGAATAGATTGGATATTCTATGTTGCATCAAAGGTGAAGAAGAAAGGAGTCAAGTCCAACGTTCTGAGAGCATCttatttttgttcttcaaaaACTTGTATTCTCCATTTCTGCTTAAGGATTGGATGAGACCAATGGTA GTAGCCTTGTTTGTGGGTATTCTGTCATTCAGTACAGCAGTTATGCACAATGTAGAGATTGGACTGGATCAGTCTCTTTCAATGCCAGAT GACTCCTATGTAATGGACTACTTCAGCCAGCTCAGCAAGTACCTGCATGCAGGTCCTCCTGTCTACTTCGTTCTAGAAGAAGGGCACAACTATACCTCTTTGGAAGGGCAGAACATGGTGTGCGGTGGAATGGGATGTAATAATGATTCACTTGTCCAGCAAGTCTTCAATGCTGCAGAAATTAGCAGCTA CACGAGAATAGGCTATGCTCCATCATCCTGGATTGATGACTACTTTGACTGGGTGAAGCCACAGTCATCCTGTTGCAGAGTCTACAATACCACTGGACAGTTTTGCAATGCTTCAG TCACTGATCCATCCTGTACTCGTTGCCGACCACTGACTCAAGAAGGCAAGCAGAGACCACAGGGGGAAGACTTCATGAAATTTTTGCCTATGTTCCTATCTGACAACCCTAATCCTAAATGTGGCAAAGG AGGACATGCTGCGTATAACTCTGCTGTCAACTTCATAAACAACAAATCTGATGTTGGAGCTACTTACTTTATGACTTACCATACTGTACTAAAAAAATCCTCTGACTTCATTGATGCTATGAAGAAAGCTCGGGTTATAGCAGATAATATTACTGAAACCATGGGCATCAAAGAGAAGAACTATCGAGTGTTCCCTTACAG TGTGTTTTATGTCTTTTATGAACAGTATTTGACGATTGTGGATGATGCTATCTTTAACCTCTGCATCTCTTTGGGATCAATATTTTTGGTGACAACTGTGCTGCTTGGCTTTGAAGTATGGGCTGCTTTTGTAGTTACAATAACTATTGCGATGATAATCATCAACATGTTTGGGGTGATGTGGCTGTGGGGCATCAGCTTGAATGCAGTTTCCTTAGTAAATCTTGTCATG AGCTGTGGTATTGCTGTGGAATTCTGCAGTCACGTGACAAGAGCATTCACTGTTAGTACTAAGGGCAGTAGAGTAGAGCGTGCAGAAGAAGCTCTATCTCACATGGGCAGTTCT GTTTTTAGTGGTATCACACTGACTAAATTTGGAGGAATTGTAGTACTGGCTTTTTCCAAATCTCAGATCTTCAAGATATTCTACTTCAGGATGTATCTAGCTATGGTTCTGCTGGGAGCAACACATGGACTAATATTCCTTCCAGTTCTGCTAAGTTATATAG GCCCGTCAGTCAATAAAGCTAAAAGTCATGCTGTGCAAGAGAGGAACAGAGGTACAGAACGAGAGAGACTCCTCTACTTCTAG